The sequence CCGGCTGCGCATCGAGCAGCTTGAGCATGTCGGCGACCATCGTATAGACGAACGAATGGCGGCGGTCGTAGAGGCTGGGATCCCAAGTTTGAGTGACAGGGGGCGAACCTACCGACGCAGTATCTGTCATGGACGAAATCCTCAGCGTGACTTGCAGCGTGAACACTCTCGAGTATCGTGCTCGCAGCAGGGGCGGGCAACCAGCCAGAGGGACACGACGACCGACTGGTTCGCGCCAAATGCAGTCCGATTACCCCCAGAGCAGGGAGCCACCCGCATGAACCGCCTGGAATTGGCCTTACAACAGATCTCCGAAGTGCGTGCCTACTCCACGCGCGTGCTCGACGAGGCCGATCCGGCCGACTGGTTTCGCCAGCCGACCGAAGGAGTCACGCACCTTGCCTGGCAGGTGGGGCACATGGCCATGGCCCAATATCGTCTGGCGCTCGTGCAGGTGCGCGGCCCCCAGGCCGACGACGAACGGTTGATTCCCACCAGTTACGTGACGATCTTCGGGCGCGGCTCCGTGCCGGTGGCCGACGCCACCCAATACCCCACTCCACAGCAACTGCGCGCCGTCTTCGATGCCGTTCATGAGCAGGTGCTGGCCGAGGCGCCCACGTTCGACGACGCGCTGCTCGACGAGCCGCCTCACCACCCCCACCCGCTGTTCAACACGCGTTTCGGTGCATTGTTGTGGTGCGCGCGGCACGAGATGGTCCACGTCGGTCAGATCGGACTGCTCAAGCGACTCTTCGGCGCCGCCGCGACGTGGTAACGTAGCCGCGCAACACGCGAACCGCGTTGCAACCGATACGGACTGCGACTCCGGCCGACGTTCGCTGCCGTGGAATTCAGGACAGGGATGCGATTATTTCGGCGCCGGTATCGCCCGTCGCCCTTTGATCTCGGCCCCGCGAACCGTTTGCAAGGGGGCTGCTGGATGTCCAGACGATAGTTGTCTAGACATCTATTGTTTGGACGTCTATAGTGGCGGTCATGTCCAGGCCAACCGTTTTGTCCGCCGCCCGGTTCGATTCGCTACAGCAAGAGGCGTTTCTCGCCCTCTGGCGGACCTACGACCGGCTGCGCGTGCTGGAGGACGAGCTTTTCGCTCGGTTCGAACTCACGGCGCAACAGTACAACCTGCTCCGGTTGTTATGTGGCGCCCATCCGGATCTCGTGCCGACCTTGAGCCTGGTAGCCCGGCTTGTTTCGCGGGCTCCCGACGTCACGCGCATGCTTGACCGACTCGAGCAACGGGGGCTGATCGTTCGCGAACGCCGTGACGAGGATCGCAGGACCGTCTTGGTGGGCATCACGAAAGCGGGCCTGGCGCTCGTTCAACAGATCACCGAGCCGCTCCGTGAGTGCCACAAGCGTCAACTCGGCCATCTCTCGCCATCCGAGTTGAAAGAGCTGGTTCGGCTTCTGCGCAAAGCACGAGGGCCGCACGAGCCATCGGATAGTCCTTGGAAATAATCCGGAGGCCCCATGTCGAGCCCCCTGCTCCCAGGCACTGCCCAGGATGTCTCTCGTCCATTCCGCTGGCGAGGCCTCGTGAGCTACCTGGCGCTCATCGCTGGCGGCATCGGTCTGTTCCTTTTGATCCGCGCGTTCGGCAGTGATTTGACCGCCGGAGCGTCTCCCGCCGATGCACGCCCCGTGGGCCAGCCACAGCCAGGTCAGGTAGACGTTGTATTGCACGTCATCGCGACTCTCGCAGCCGTCCTATTTGTCGGATTTGTTCTCGGACGTGTCTGCAAGTATTTAGGCCAGCCTCCCGTCATCGGCGAGGTGATCGCAGGGATCATGCTCGGCCCATCGCTGTTGGGCGCCCTGTCGCCCGATGTATTCCATATGCTCATCCCTTCCTCGGTCAGCGACCCGAACGGGCAAGTTCCCGCGGCGCTGCGGGCCGTGTCGCAGATCGGCGTTATTCTCTACATGTTCCTCGTCGGACTGGAATTGAATGCGGCCCGCCTGGCCGGCCGGGCTCACACCGCCGTGGCGGTGTCGCACGCGAGCATCGTGGTGCCCTTCGTGCTTGGCGCCGCGCTCGCCTTGGGGCTGTATCCGGTTTTCTCGCACGAGGGGGTGCCGTTCACTAGCTTTGCGCTGTTCATGGGCGTTGCGATGTCGATCACCGCCTTTCCGGTGTTGGCCCGCATTCTCACCGACCGCAAGCTGGACAAAACGGAACTCGGCGCGGTGGCGCTCAGTTGTGCGGCGGCCGACGACGTGACGGCCTGGTGCCTGCTGGCGTTAGTCGTCGGCGTCGCTCAAGCCAAGCTTGGCAGCGCGGCCTTCGTAATTGGCGGCGCACTCGCCTTTATCGCCTGCATGGTTCTCCTGGTCCGGCCGCTGCTCGACCGTCTGATTCCGCGCTTGACGAGTCCGTCCCAGACGCTCTCTCCGCTAGTCGTCTCCGGCACTTTTCTGGCGGTGCTCCTGGCCGCCCTGACCACCGAACTGATCGGCATTCATGCGGTCTTCGGAGCATTCTTGCTCGGCGCGGTGATTCCCCACGATAGCCGGATTGCTCAAGAGTTCTCCGTCAAATTAAAGGATCTGGTCACCGTCTTGCTCTTGCCCGCCTTCTTCGCCTTCACCGGCATGCGAATGCAGATCAGTCTGGTAAGTGGCTGGCAGAGCTGGCTGTGGTGCGCGGCGATCATCCTCGTGGCGACGGCCGGAAAATTTGGCGGTACTCTCGGTGCGGCGAGATTGACGGGCCTGCCCTGGCGCGAATCGGCCGCTCTCGGCGCGCTGATGAACACGCGAGGGCTGATGGAGCTCATTGTGTTGAACATCGGACTGGACTTGGGAGTCATCAGCCCCACGCTCTTCGCGATGATGGTCATCATGGCCCTGGTGACCACGGCGACGACAGCCCCCGTTCTGCAATGGCTGGTTCCATCAGCCGGCAACGTCGCCGCGTCCTCGCCCAAGGAATCACACCCGGCGAATTCCACGGCCGCTACGGCAATCTGAATCGCGCGAAATAGAACGACGCGTCCGTTCGAGGAACTGCATGATGGCACTAGAACTCGACCGCGCCGGCGCCCTGCGCCGCCAGGGCCTCGGTCGCTCGACGATCGATCTCGCGAATGAACCGATCGATGTGCGGATCGCCTCCCGAAAGTTCGGTGGCACGCTGGAAGTACTCGCGCGATTGCCCCGGTTGGCCGCTGAAGTAGTACGTCAGCCCCATCAGGTAGAGCAGGTCGGGCTTGTTCTCCTGCTCGAGTAGCGCGGCGCCCAGTTCCTTCAAATGCTGCATGCGGCTCGCCTGATCGCGGCCATACACCTTCTCGAAGCGGAAAGCTGACTTCTCCCAAGCGAGGTGCAAATCGCTCCCCGAGCGGAACTCGGTCACGGCGTCGGCATATCGGCCTTGCGCGAACAGCGCCTGCGCAAGGCGAACGTGCGGTTCCGACAAGTCCGGCGCGGCCTTGATCGCCATGCGATAGCGCTCCGCCGCCTGCCGATACTCTCCCTTTTCGAATTGCGTGTCGCCGTGGCCGATGAAACGCAACGACTTGGCGCGGCGCTCGTTGTTTGTCGTGGCGACCTGCACCCGCGGCACGATGGGACGCGCCGCCTCAACGGCGTCGCGGCGGAGCATGTCTCCCGCATTCGCGTTGCCATTACCGACGTTCACCGCCACGTTCGCCGGCGGCGAGGGATTTTCGACGACAAAGTTCTGAATGTACGGAGCACCGGCCGTCACGGCGGGCGACACGCCGCCGAACAAACCACCCGCGAATGGCCCATACAAATATTGAGCCGGCATCACCGCCGGCGGTAGCCAGTACGAGCAGTAGTTGTAGTTCGGAAAGCAATTCGAGGGGTAGCTACCGCACCAATTGGAGTTATTCCAACCGTTGTTGCCCCAGTTGTTCCCCCACGTGTTGCAGAAGTTGGTATTCCACAAGGTGGCGGTGGCGGGGGGCTGACGATGCGGATAGTCGCCGCGGCGCGCCAAACCATTCGGCTGCATGTCGATGTAGCGTGGCGAAGCCGGGTTGTGGATCTGTCCCTGCCCCCACCCAGGCGGAAGCTGATTGAACGAGGGGGCCGGACGAGAGGCCGGCGGGGGTGTCGGCGCTGGTTGCTGATTGGCGTTCGACCCGTGCGAATGATTGTGCGATGTGCGGCCCGCGCGAAACTGCGCTGCTGCCGGGCTGGCCTGCCAGGCGATTCCCAGAGACGCGACCAGGGCCGCTACCATCATGACGCGGCTGCGCATAAGCTTACTCCCCCCTCGACGACGCTGGATCGGATCCCATCCGATCGGAATTATCCTGCCGCCCGAGTTTCGCGGCAAGCGAACGATGTTCGCCACTTCGTTGTAAACGCAATTGGCGTGCCGTGGAACGTAGCGCGCAAATCTCTCGTGCTGCGCTCGATTCTCCATCGGTTT comes from Pirellulales bacterium and encodes:
- a CDS encoding DinB family protein, with the protein product MNRLELALQQISEVRAYSTRVLDEADPADWFRQPTEGVTHLAWQVGHMAMAQYRLALVQVRGPQADDERLIPTSYVTIFGRGSVPVADATQYPTPQQLRAVFDAVHEQVLAEAPTFDDALLDEPPHHPHPLFNTRFGALLWCARHEMVHVGQIGLLKRLFGAAATW
- a CDS encoding MarR family transcriptional regulator, which codes for MSRPTVLSAARFDSLQQEAFLALWRTYDRLRVLEDELFARFELTAQQYNLLRLLCGAHPDLVPTLSLVARLVSRAPDVTRMLDRLEQRGLIVRERRDEDRRTVLVGITKAGLALVQQITEPLRECHKRQLGHLSPSELKELVRLLRKARGPHEPSDSPWK
- a CDS encoding tetratricopeptide repeat protein; this translates as MRSRVMMVAALVASLGIAWQASPAAAQFRAGRTSHNHSHGSNANQQPAPTPPPASRPAPSFNQLPPGWGQGQIHNPASPRYIDMQPNGLARRGDYPHRQPPATATLWNTNFCNTWGNNWGNNGWNNSNWCGSYPSNCFPNYNYCSYWLPPAVMPAQYLYGPFAGGLFGGVSPAVTAGAPYIQNFVVENPSPPANVAVNVGNGNANAGDMLRRDAVEAARPIVPRVQVATTNNERRAKSLRFIGHGDTQFEKGEYRQAAERYRMAIKAAPDLSEPHVRLAQALFAQGRYADAVTEFRSGSDLHLAWEKSAFRFEKVYGRDQASRMQHLKELGAALLEQENKPDLLYLMGLTYYFSGQPGQSREYFQRATELSGGDPHIDRFIREIDRRATEALAAQGAGAVEF
- a CDS encoding cation:proton antiporter, translated to MSYLALIAGGIGLFLLIRAFGSDLTAGASPADARPVGQPQPGQVDVVLHVIATLAAVLFVGFVLGRVCKYLGQPPVIGEVIAGIMLGPSLLGALSPDVFHMLIPSSVSDPNGQVPAALRAVSQIGVILYMFLVGLELNAARLAGRAHTAVAVSHASIVVPFVLGAALALGLYPVFSHEGVPFTSFALFMGVAMSITAFPVLARILTDRKLDKTELGAVALSCAAADDVTAWCLLALVVGVAQAKLGSAAFVIGGALAFIACMVLLVRPLLDRLIPRLTSPSQTLSPLVVSGTFLAVLLAALTTELIGIHAVFGAFLLGAVIPHDSRIAQEFSVKLKDLVTVLLLPAFFAFTGMRMQISLVSGWQSWLWCAAIILVATAGKFGGTLGAARLTGLPWRESAALGALMNTRGLMELIVLNIGLDLGVISPTLFAMMVIMALVTTATTAPVLQWLVPSAGNVAASSPKESHPANSTAATAI